The following coding sequences lie in one Pseudoalteromonas sp. Scap06 genomic window:
- a CDS encoding YdcF family protein, which produces MFELKKILGGLLMPLPLLGLLSLILLIFALKQRKRVITLSFLSLATLLLASTPWFANLLIKHNQPTSLAFNFLKHPKIDKIVVLGCDINPNPALSANSQLGNCALTRLVEGIRLANIYPRAQLIVSGGGYEKITNSALMYKTAISLGINKNRIVQNPNAMDTAQEAAFLASKLVDYNTALVTSVSHMPRAINLFNAQGVAAIPAATDYHNFAAYPRYKQLIPNAKALLVVTQFAHEVVGDAWIKIRRTINPEAL; this is translated from the coding sequence ATGTTTGAACTTAAAAAAATACTGGGCGGCTTACTTATGCCGTTACCTTTACTGGGCTTGCTTAGTCTGATACTACTTATTTTTGCACTCAAACAACGAAAGCGTGTTATTACCTTATCTTTTTTGAGTCTCGCAACCTTATTACTTGCCAGCACGCCTTGGTTTGCCAACTTATTGATTAAACATAATCAACCTACTTCATTGGCTTTTAATTTCCTTAAGCACCCCAAAATAGACAAAATTGTGGTGCTTGGCTGTGATATAAACCCTAACCCGGCACTCAGCGCTAACAGTCAGCTAGGAAATTGTGCATTAACACGTTTAGTGGAAGGCATTAGGCTCGCAAATATATATCCGCGAGCTCAGCTAATTGTATCGGGTGGGGGTTATGAAAAAATCACCAACAGCGCACTCATGTATAAAACGGCAATTAGCTTGGGTATTAATAAAAATCGTATTGTACAAAATCCAAACGCAATGGACACAGCGCAAGAAGCCGCATTTTTAGCCTCAAAACTTGTCGACTATAATACCGCTTTAGTTACCTCTGTAAGTCATATGCCCAGAGCAATAAATTTATTCAATGCACAAGGTGTCGCAGCAATCCCAGCAGCAACTGACTACCACAACTTTGCCGCTTACCCGCGGTACAAGCAACTCATACCCAACGCAAAAGCATTATTAGTGGTAACTCAATTTGCCCATGAAGTTGTCGGTGATGCATGGATAAAAATACGTCGTACAATAAATCCGGAAGCTCTTTGA
- a CDS encoding LysR family transcriptional regulator, translating into MIDIKHLKTIATLKETGSLVNTARELFLTQSALSHQIKDLENKLDCQLFERKTQPVRFTPQGMLLLELAHEILPKLEATKCRLKESLNQPISQLRLSVECHACFHWLLPTIKEFNNFWPDIKIDYERGFSYDAIPDLLNDELDLVLTSDVREPDKLEYAHLFDFKLKLIVAPDHDLAKKAYVTALDLKNETIISYPIPRERQDIFKHFIQNARFDGTLKTVDQGLLIFQLVSAGMGVAALPDWLVTPYESQGLIKSIPLGALGLTRPMYLAMKKEMKDNPVYRHFLNTCKLNNGR; encoded by the coding sequence ATGATTGACATTAAACACCTAAAAACTATAGCGACCCTCAAAGAAACGGGATCGTTAGTTAATACAGCCCGCGAGCTATTTTTAACTCAGTCAGCTTTATCGCATCAGATTAAAGATTTAGAAAATAAATTAGATTGCCAGTTGTTCGAACGAAAAACTCAACCAGTCCGATTTACACCTCAAGGTATGTTATTACTTGAATTGGCACACGAAATATTACCTAAGTTAGAAGCAACTAAATGCCGATTAAAGGAAAGTTTAAATCAGCCAATCTCACAACTGCGTCTAAGTGTTGAATGCCATGCATGCTTTCACTGGTTATTGCCTACTATTAAAGAATTTAATAATTTCTGGCCTGACATAAAGATTGATTACGAGCGTGGTTTTAGTTACGACGCCATCCCAGATTTATTAAATGATGAATTAGACCTAGTGCTTACATCAGATGTGCGTGAACCCGACAAACTAGAATACGCCCACCTATTTGACTTTAAACTTAAGCTAATAGTGGCGCCGGATCATGACTTAGCTAAAAAAGCCTACGTAACTGCGCTTGATTTAAAAAACGAAACTATTATTTCTTACCCTATTCCGCGTGAGCGCCAAGATATATTTAAGCATTTTATTCAAAATGCACGTTTTGACGGCACGCTTAAAACAGTTGATCAAGGCTTACTTATATTTCAATTAGTCAGTGCAGGTATGGGGGTAGCGGCCCTACCCGACTGGCTAGTTACCCCTTATGAAAGCCAGGGGTTAATTAAGTCAATTCCATTGGGCGCACTGGGTTTAACCCGCCCGATGTACTTAGCGATGAAAAAAGAGATGAAAGACAATCCAGTTTACCGTCACTTTTTAAACACCTGTAAATTAAATAACGGTCGATAA